A stretch of the Sphingobacterium thalpophilum genome encodes the following:
- a CDS encoding SusC/RagA family TonB-linked outer membrane protein, giving the protein MAKNNINFVVMAALCLSSSALYAQSTIKGKVVDNNNSPIQGATVTETVSKKQVQTDANGLFEFPSNGSSLNIQVQYVGFESKIVQTNPNGLTTVQLLPATSQLEEVVVTALGISREKKSLGYAVQEVKSVELQTRPTNALSSLSGKVAGLQITTSGGNMGGSSSVLLRGITSISGNNQPLYVVDGTPIDNTDFNSSSTINGSAGKDVGNMIQDINPDDIDNISVLKGATAAALYGSRAANGVIMITTKRASKGEKVEIALNTGIDFENVVRLPKRQHLYGQGYSTSFQTQTINGTDFKLVDYAADESWGPKLDGTPVLHWYNLNPEDEANYLKPSPWLYPKNDVSYFFRTGIANTNNIAIAGNSGNTNYRFSYTNKNVKGTTPNSHLSRNSLNFSGGTQLGRLKVTSNLNYIRNSSLGRPWTGASNRNIILEAFQWGAVQVDYKILENYKRADGTPLAWNRTGWQNTPAAEATRFIDNPYWSAYESYLEDKRDRFYGNIGLEYDVNSWLKLGAKVHGDIYSFQAQDRIAVYSRSASQYEETNNKLNEYNYEFMATAKKNWNKFSLVAFAGANIRDKSWQNNYAITQGGLIIPNYYNLKNANSVRIDNYKYHKRIASVFGSASLGYNDLLYVDATIRNDWSSTLPATAWSYAYPSLAGSFVFSNLDALKELSWLSFGKLRLGWSDVGNDTEPYQLTKVYEAEQSYEGNPSYTLPAQKPNDKLRPERTRSLETGLNVQLLKNRLGLDITYYNNNSRNQILPVPVSSSFGYEYKWLNAGKVNNKGIEIVLNGTLIKHENFSWDATINWAKNRNKVVKLDDQVNTLNLSSSLVQLVAREGESYGQFLGYDFVYAPDGQRVVQADGTYMKTSQLVPLGTIMPDFTFGFQNTFHYKNFNLGFLVSGRVGGKFFSQTYKVGMYAGILDKTAANNIRETGVVLDGVKGNVVFHSDGSYDVTDIQPNTTNITAQQWARNEYNGPTTFSIFDATYVKLREVTLGYNFNFANSKVVKNMGVNVYGRNLWNIYTKSKYIDPEFTSSGGNVQGIEGGNIPLPITYGFNVNFKF; this is encoded by the coding sequence ATGGCAAAAAATAACATAAATTTTGTCGTAATGGCTGCGCTATGCCTAAGTTCAAGCGCGCTATACGCGCAATCTACCATAAAAGGAAAAGTGGTTGACAACAACAACAGTCCTATTCAGGGTGCAACCGTCACCGAAACGGTCAGTAAAAAACAGGTTCAGACAGATGCAAACGGTTTATTCGAATTTCCTTCCAATGGGAGCTCATTGAATATACAGGTCCAATATGTGGGTTTTGAGTCTAAAATTGTACAGACCAATCCCAATGGGCTGACGACAGTTCAGTTACTACCGGCAACTTCGCAGTTGGAAGAAGTAGTGGTAACCGCCTTAGGAATCTCCCGCGAGAAAAAATCATTGGGATATGCAGTTCAGGAAGTGAAATCGGTTGAATTGCAAACGAGACCAACAAATGCCCTTAGCTCGTTATCGGGAAAAGTAGCTGGTCTTCAGATAACCACTTCTGGCGGTAATATGGGAGGATCTTCCTCTGTGTTGCTCCGGGGTATTACATCCATCTCGGGAAACAATCAGCCATTATATGTCGTTGACGGAACTCCTATAGATAATACAGATTTCAACTCCAGCTCAACGATCAACGGTAGTGCCGGAAAAGATGTTGGTAATATGATTCAGGACATCAACCCCGACGACATAGACAATATATCCGTGCTAAAAGGCGCTACAGCTGCAGCGCTTTATGGTTCGAGAGCTGCCAATGGCGTTATCATGATTACAACCAAACGTGCGTCAAAAGGCGAAAAAGTAGAAATCGCACTGAATACAGGTATAGACTTTGAAAACGTTGTTCGGCTGCCCAAAAGACAACATCTCTATGGACAAGGCTATTCCACGTCTTTCCAGACCCAAACTATAAATGGTACCGATTTCAAGCTAGTAGATTATGCCGCAGACGAGAGTTGGGGGCCCAAGCTTGATGGTACGCCAGTCCTTCATTGGTATAATCTGAATCCTGAAGATGAGGCTAACTATCTCAAACCATCACCTTGGCTTTATCCAAAAAATGACGTCAGTTATTTTTTCCGCACTGGTATAGCTAATACAAATAATATTGCCATTGCAGGTAACAGTGGGAACACGAATTATCGGTTTTCATACACAAATAAAAATGTCAAAGGGACTACCCCAAATTCGCACTTGTCCCGAAATTCACTCAATTTCTCCGGGGGGACGCAATTAGGCCGATTGAAAGTGACTTCCAATTTGAATTATATCCGCAACTCGTCTTTAGGCCGGCCGTGGACAGGTGCGTCTAATAGAAATATTATCCTAGAAGCATTCCAATGGGGGGCCGTGCAAGTGGATTACAAAATATTAGAGAATTACAAGAGAGCCGATGGAACGCCTTTAGCCTGGAACCGTACCGGTTGGCAAAATACACCAGCAGCAGAGGCAACCCGTTTTATTGACAACCCATATTGGTCAGCTTATGAATCTTATTTGGAGGACAAGAGAGATCGTTTTTATGGAAATATTGGTTTAGAATACGATGTAAATAGCTGGCTAAAACTTGGCGCCAAGGTACATGGCGATATTTATTCATTTCAGGCACAGGATCGTATCGCTGTTTACTCCCGTAGTGCCTCTCAATATGAGGAAACTAATAATAAACTGAATGAATATAATTATGAGTTTATGGCGACGGCAAAAAAGAATTGGAACAAATTCTCACTCGTCGCTTTCGCTGGAGCTAACATCAGAGACAAAAGCTGGCAAAATAATTATGCTATTACACAAGGTGGCCTGATTATCCCGAACTACTATAATTTGAAAAATGCAAATTCTGTTCGAATAGATAACTATAAATATCACAAACGCATTGCATCTGTTTTCGGCAGTGCTTCATTAGGTTATAATGACCTGCTGTATGTTGATGCGACAATTCGAAACGACTGGTCTTCCACTTTGCCAGCTACAGCCTGGTCTTATGCATATCCATCATTAGCAGGTAGTTTTGTATTCAGTAATTTAGATGCATTAAAAGAACTTTCTTGGTTGAGTTTCGGTAAATTAAGACTGGGCTGGTCAGATGTTGGAAACGACACAGAACCTTACCAGCTTACGAAAGTATATGAGGCAGAACAATCTTACGAAGGCAACCCGTCGTATACCTTGCCTGCACAAAAACCCAACGATAAGCTACGTCCAGAACGTACACGTTCCTTGGAGACTGGACTCAACGTTCAACTGCTGAAAAACAGACTAGGACTGGATATCACCTATTATAACAACAATTCGAGAAATCAGATCCTTCCAGTTCCGGTATCATCCTCCTTTGGCTATGAATACAAATGGTTAAATGCGGGTAAAGTTAATAACAAAGGAATTGAAATCGTACTCAATGGAACTCTGATTAAACATGAAAATTTCTCGTGGGATGCAACCATTAACTGGGCAAAAAACAGAAATAAAGTCGTTAAGCTAGACGATCAAGTCAATACATTGAATCTCAGTAGCTCATTAGTTCAATTGGTTGCTCGCGAAGGAGAATCCTACGGCCAGTTTTTAGGTTACGACTTTGTATATGCGCCGGACGGCCAACGCGTCGTACAAGCAGATGGTACTTACATGAAAACTTCCCAATTAGTACCCTTGGGAACGATCATGCCCGACTTTACCTTTGGCTTCCAAAATACGTTCCATTATAAAAACTTCAATCTTGGCTTTCTAGTTTCTGGCCGTGTCGGAGGTAAATTTTTCTCACAAACATATAAAGTTGGTATGTATGCGGGTATACTAGACAAAACAGCCGCAAACAATATTCGCGAAACGGGGGTCGTGCTCGATGGTGTAAAAGGGAATGTCGTCTTCCACAGCGACGGCAGCTATGACGTAACAGACATTCAGCCAAATACAACAAATATCACCGCACAGCAATGGGCGCGCAACGAGTACAATGGTCCGACAACGTTTTCTATTTTCGACGCGACTTATGTGAAGCTTAGAGAAGTTACACTGGGTTATAATTTTAATTTCGCAAACTCCAAGGTCGTTAAAAATATGGGTGTTAATGTATACGGTCGTAACCTTTGGAACATCTATACCAAAAGCAAGTATATAGACCCTGAATTCACCTCTAGTGGTGGCAATGTTCAGGGCATTGAAGGAGGTAATATCCCCCTACCGATTACTTATGGTTTTAATGTAAACTTTAAATTCTAA
- a CDS encoding sulfatase family protein, translated as MKLKSLLFVLLTLPIVKNASAQKRPNIVIIISDDHAYQTIGAYGSTYGKTPQIDRIAAGGAIFKNTFVNNSICGPARATLLTGKYSHKNGFKDNETSEFDFHQDLFVKQLQNVGYQTAWVGKIHLGDKLQGFNYYDILVGQGTYFNPDFISKQGRKRTEGYVSDIVTEKAIRWMDTVDANRPFCLVIGHKATHRTWMPDPKDFGTYDSVHFSLPTTFHDNYQSRQAAALQEMSIDKDLQMGYDLKMFKSLEDMMADGNFKRMNQAQKDSYIAYYRPIFEQLKQDKLTGKQLAEWKFRRYMVDYLNTAQSMDRNIGKVLDYLDKRSLTENTIVIYLSDQGFYMGEHGWFDKRWMYEESFRTPMVMRYPALLPQHSVIDAKIVNADIAPTLLELAAVKKPKDMQGESFVHVLKNNKEEHRKVLFYHYFENGEHAVSPHFGVRDDRYKLIRYYKRVENWELFDLNKDPHELQNVYKDPAYSDVVKMMKKKLAAQIQKFDDKEAEGIYRVNIDR; from the coding sequence ATGAAACTGAAATCGCTTTTATTTGTATTACTTACACTGCCGATCGTAAAAAATGCTTCTGCACAAAAAAGACCAAATATCGTCATCATCATTTCCGATGACCATGCTTACCAGACAATTGGTGCCTATGGCTCAACATACGGAAAAACACCACAAATTGACCGTATTGCTGCGGGTGGTGCAATATTTAAAAACACCTTTGTCAACAACTCCATCTGCGGCCCAGCACGGGCGACATTGTTGACCGGTAAATACAGCCATAAAAATGGTTTTAAGGATAATGAAACCTCCGAATTCGACTTCCATCAGGATCTTTTTGTGAAACAGCTCCAAAACGTCGGTTATCAAACGGCATGGGTAGGCAAGATTCACCTGGGCGACAAACTACAGGGTTTCAATTATTATGATATTCTTGTCGGTCAAGGAACATATTTCAATCCAGATTTTATCAGCAAACAGGGCCGTAAACGCACCGAAGGGTATGTCTCAGATATTGTTACTGAAAAAGCAATCCGATGGATGGACACGGTAGATGCGAACCGGCCGTTCTGCCTGGTCATCGGCCATAAGGCTACACATCGTACCTGGATGCCCGATCCAAAAGACTTTGGCACGTATGATTCTGTCCATTTTAGCTTACCGACAACCTTCCATGATAATTACCAAAGTAGGCAGGCAGCAGCGTTACAGGAAATGTCCATAGACAAGGATTTGCAAATGGGCTATGATCTGAAAATGTTCAAATCACTGGAAGACATGATGGCTGATGGTAATTTCAAACGGATGAACCAAGCCCAGAAAGACAGCTATATAGCGTATTACCGTCCGATATTTGAACAACTGAAGCAAGATAAACTAACAGGAAAACAGCTGGCGGAATGGAAATTCAGACGCTATATGGTCGATTATCTCAATACGGCTCAGTCTATGGACCGTAACATTGGCAAAGTGCTTGATTATCTGGATAAAAGATCTCTCACTGAAAATACAATTGTGATCTACCTCTCGGACCAAGGATTTTATATGGGCGAACATGGTTGGTTTGACAAACGCTGGATGTACGAAGAGTCTTTTCGTACGCCAATGGTAATGCGGTATCCTGCCCTGTTGCCTCAGCATTCAGTCATTGATGCGAAAATTGTCAACGCCGACATTGCCCCCACACTTCTAGAACTGGCCGCTGTCAAAAAACCGAAAGACATGCAAGGCGAATCGTTCGTTCACGTCCTAAAAAATAACAAAGAGGAACATCGCAAAGTTCTGTTCTATCACTATTTTGAGAACGGGGAACATGCCGTGAGTCCCCATTTTGGGGTCAGGGATGATCGTTACAAGCTGATTAGGTATTATAAACGCGTTGAAAACTGGGAACTTTTTGACCTGAACAAAGATCCTCATGAACTCCAAAATGTATACAAAGACCCAGCTTACTCGGATGTTGTCAAAATGATGAAAAAGAAACTTGCCGCGCAAATACAAAAATTTGACGATAAAGAAGCCGAAGGTATTTATCGAGTCAATATCGACCGCTGA